A segment of the Fibrobacter sp. UWR4 genome:
ATGCGTCGCTGATGACTCCGGCAATAACCTCTTCGTTGTCGAGCAGTTCCGATAGATCCAGTTTACTTGTTTTCATTTTGAATAGCCCTCCACATTTCCTTTGCCTTTTCAATGTCTCGCCGTTGTGTTGATTTGTCTCCACCACATAGGAGAATGATTACAACTTGTCCTCGTATGGCGTAGTAGAGCCTATATCCAGGTCCAACATCGAATCGCA
Coding sequences within it:
- a CDS encoding type II toxin-antitoxin system RelE/ParE family toxin is translated as MFSIEKTETFSKWYANLKDNQAKQRIFSRLLRVELGNLGDVKNIGDGISEMRFDVGPGYRLYYAIRGQVVIILLCGGDKSTQRRDIEKAKEMWRAIQNENK